Within the Pengzhenrongella sicca genome, the region CGCGTTCTACCTGCCGGGCGAGACGGAGGAGGACCACCCGGTGCTCGGCGGCGGCGAGTTCAACCTCGCGTTCTCTGACGCCCCCGAGGTGCAGGCCTTCCAGACGTACCTCTCCTCCGACCTGTGGGCCAACACGAAGGCCACCATCAGCTCGGAGGCCACGGGCGGCGGCTGGATCAGCGCCAACACGGGCCTCGACGTCGCGAACCTGACGAACCCGATCGACCAGCTTGCCGCCGGCATCCTCCAGGACCCGAACACGGTCTTCCGCTTCGACGGCTCGGACATGATGCCCGCCGCGGTCGGCTCGAACGCGTTCTGGAAGCAGGCGACCAACTGGATCACCGGTCAGAGCACCAAGGAGACGGTGGACAACATCGAGGCGGCCTGGCCGGCCTCCTGATCGCGCCCAGCTCGACCGGCTCGATCCGCATCACCCGCTACACCTGCTAGACCGACGATTCGCCCTCGGGCGCTCGGGCGTGCACGGCATCGACCGCGTGCACGCCCGGGCCCCCCGCTCTCACAAGGAGGTGATGAGCCCAGATGGACATGACCGGGAAATTCCTGACCATGGTTCTCGCTGTGCTGATCTTTGTCGCGGTGGTAGGGGTCATCCTCTTCATCGCATCCCGCGCCGAACGCCGGAGCGGCAAGGGCGTCGCCCTGATGTTCCTGCTCCCGACCGCGGTCATGCTCGGCATCGGCCTGCTCTACCCGGCCGGCCGGACGATCTTGCAGTCCTTCTACGACGCGGCCGGCACCTCCTTCATCGGCCTGGGCAACTACGAGACGATCTTCACGTCGTCCGACCAGCTTGTCGTGCTGCGCAACACCGCGCTGTGGGTGCTGGTCACCCCGTTCGTCGCGACCGCCATCGGCCTGCTCTACGCGATCCTGGTCGACGGGGCTCGCGGCGAGGCCGCGGCCAAGGCCCTCATCTTCCTGCCGATGTCGATCTCGTTCGTCGCGGCGTCGATCATCTGGAAGTTCATCTACGCCTACCGGCCGGACCAGCCGGGCGTCGAGCAGATCGGCCTGCTCAACCAGCTGCTCGTCTGGCTGGGAGGGACCCCGCAACAATGGCTGGTCAGCGCGCCGCTGAACACCTTGTTCCTGATCGTCGTGATGATCTGGATCCAGGCGGGCTTCGCCATGACCATCCTTTCCGCCTCGATCAAGGCGATCCCGGAGGACGTCATCGAGGCCGCCCGCCTGGACGGCGTCAACGCGTTCGGCATGTTCCGCTTCGTCACGCTGCCGAGCATCCGGCCGTCCGTCGTGGTGGTGCTCACGACGATCGCGATCGGGACGCTCAAGGTCTTCGACGTCGTCCGGACGATGACCGGCGGGCAGTTCGACACGAGCGTCGTGGCGAACGAGTTCTACAGCCAGAGCTTCCGCAGCGACAACCAGGGGCTCGGTGCCGCCCTGGCCGTGCTGCTCTTCATCCTCGTCATCCCGATCGTTGTCTACAACGTTCGGCAGATGCGCGCATCGGAGGCACGATGAGCACCACCACGCCCCAGCTCGACCTCACCCCCGAGGAGCGCGCGTCGCTGGCGAAGATGTCGACGACCGGCCGCGCCGCCGCCAACGCCAAGAAGCGCCTGACGTCGCCGTGGGCCTCCTTCTTCGCCGTGGTCCTCG harbors:
- a CDS encoding carbohydrate ABC transporter permease, whose translation is MTGKFLTMVLAVLIFVAVVGVILFIASRAERRSGKGVALMFLLPTAVMLGIGLLYPAGRTILQSFYDAAGTSFIGLGNYETIFTSSDQLVVLRNTALWVLVTPFVATAIGLLYAILVDGARGEAAAKALIFLPMSISFVAASIIWKFIYAYRPDQPGVEQIGLLNQLLVWLGGTPQQWLVSAPLNTLFLIVVMIWIQAGFAMTILSASIKAIPEDVIEAARLDGVNAFGMFRFVTLPSIRPSVVVVLTTIAIGTLKVFDVVRTMTGGQFDTSVVANEFYSQSFRSDNQGLGAALAVLLFILVIPIVVYNVRQMRASEAR